The Dendropsophus ebraccatus isolate aDenEbr1 chromosome 3, aDenEbr1.pat, whole genome shotgun sequence genomic interval TATTTACACCGGTAAACTTTTGACATCCGACCAGCCAGGAGAGCAGAATTTTAGTGCTCTCCTCACCGCAGCAAGCTACCTCCAACTCCATGACTTGGCAACTCTCTGCAGGAAGAAACTTAAGCGTTCTGGGAAACCATTTGTAGGAAAGCTTGGTGTGCCCAGCATAGGCCGCGTAGGAAGAAGGCTTTCCGCCACCCCACTCGCTCACATGCGATTCTCTGGGTCCTTGGATGTTAACAAGAGTTCCAACTCAAATGAGTTGTCCAAAACAACAGTCCAAGAAGATGAGGTGTTTGTTAGCAATCCCAAACAGGAAAATAGCCACCCATTAAGCCTAGGCACAGGGAGCAACAGCAGCCTCAATAATAGCACTAATGGGAGTGACCATGAGCTAGGCCTTGACCTTTCAAAGAAAAGCCCGTCCCTACCTGCACAAGAAGAGAATGTACAACCAGACAGTCATGTAGGCTCACCACAATCTGCCTCAGCATCCATAGCCAACTGTGCCTCATACGAAGAATCCGCCCCCCAAAAAAGAGACAGCGAACCAATGGACTTGGACGAGAACCACTCTGAATCTGGGCCAAAGAATAACCTTTGCCACCCAACACGTAAAATGGAGTGggacaggaaagagagagaaaattCTCCAGAAGTAGGAGAGGCTTTGCCCAATGGAGTTATTGTTGGGCCTATGTCAAAGGAGAGAAATTCTGGTGGAGGCTATGCTTCTGAGCAGAATTTCCAATGTAGGGAGGAGGTGGAAAATGGTAAAGACATCAGTGAGGAAAGTGGGCATAGTGAAAATGAAAATGACCATCCCAGTGCCAACTATGTTTACCGACAAGATGGATTTGAGACTGTGCCGTTTGGTGACAACTTGTATGTGTGCATCCCTTGCGGAAAGGGATTTCCTAACTCGGAGCAACTAAACGCTCATGTGGAAATGCATACTGAAGAGGAGCTATATATCAAAGAAGAGGATTCCTACTGTAAAGAGGAAGCAGAGGACCTGTCCACTCCCAACACAACATTTCCAAATGAACCAAGGCCATTTAAATGCTCAGTGTGTGAGAGGAGCTACAAGGATCCAGCCACCCTCCGACAGCATGAGAAAACGCACTGGCTGACCCGTCCTTTCCCCTGCAACATCTGTGGCAAGATGTTCACACAAAGAGGAACCATGACCCGCCATATGAGGAGCCACTTGGGCCTCAAACCGTTTGCTTGTGAAGAGTGTGGAATGCGCTTTACCAGGCAATATCGACTGACCGAGCATATGCGTGTCCACTCAGGGGAAAAGCCCTATGAATGTCAGCTCTGCGGGGGGAAATTTACCCAGCAGCGCAATCTGATCAGTCACCTGCGTATGCATACCTCCCCATCATAAACCAAAGACTTTCTCGATACCCTAAGAATGTGCTTCTCCTCTGCACACAAACTAACCAATTTACCTTCCTGATGACTTGCTGCTTTAAGGGTACCTGTTTTCCAGTTAGGTTGTATCATCGTAGAAAGGGGGTGTAATGCCTCATCTGAGCTTTAAGATGTAAAGAGTGATGACAACATTTCAAGCTATGGTACAGTGGAAGCAAGTTATGCGTTGCCTCCACGTCACTTCTCTCCCTTGCATCCTCAGGACCTACACAAAGACTTCAATGACCCTCTTGCTAACACAAAATAAAAGGCTGTAAATCGCTGGCGTAAAGCTAGCCGAATTACCATGCTCTTATTTTGCAAGGTGACAACATGGTAACGCAATCCAGCTTACGTTTGGGGTTTGAAGGTGTTTGGGTAGGAGGCATTTGCGGAAGGCATGTTTTTAGCATCTGAATCGTCCACGCCTTTCTACATCGTGGCCCTGCTTACATCTGTCCAGCCTTAAGAGGTGCTGGCTTTCTAATTGTATCCATGAATGAAAACCAAGGAAACCTCACGACTCCCTCTCCTGGTTACCGCTGTGGGCATTTGGATAGGTTCATGCCAAGTTGCTCCTCTCAAACACCAATGTAAAGATAAAAGCAGGCTGGCACTTTCTGGGGCACTTGGTATCTTTTTGGCTGTGAATTCTTTGCATGATCCTTATTATCTATCTTCTTTCTGAATGCCCTTTTTCACCACAGACTGGAAACTAACATTTTGCCCAACAGTTGCACCTATGTAAGCCAGTGGGAGGGAGGTCCTCTGTtatcccccaccccccttcctgTCCATAAATAGGTACTTGTCTCAGTGGTGGGCTTTGGGAGACTTGTTTGAATTACATTTTGAATCTGTGAATTTTTGAACTGGAAGTTTAGGGATATTATTTGGGGTGGTGGGTTAGTATTCTTGTTTTTCACTACTCACTTTTTACATGATCGAGCTTCTCTATGTATCGGTAAGCTCAGAAAACCGAAGCATCGTAACTCATTCTGTCCTTCACAGGGCTCCCAGTGCTTTGTTACAGTGCATAATGTCCTGCTTACATGACTCAAAAGTGTTGGCTGGTTGTAAGTTATGTTTATCTTCACCACACATGctgcctccaaaaaaaaaaaaaaaaaaaaaatggggtaagaAAGTCTCCTCTTCCAGACAGGTTTGCACTAGAGGCCGGTCTGGCGGGATAGAGAGTGTTCTTACCCTATTGCTGTTCATGGTGATTTGTCACCACTTAggtactcctgtgtgtgtgtgtgagtgcgtGTGTGTGCAAGAGTGTCAGCCTGGTTCggctatatatatagagacatgTAAGATGAAGGATGCTATGGACTGGTCAATTTTGCTACCTCTTGATAAGTGAGATGCTTTTACTAAGAAGCTTTTGCATAGTTTTTGTTTTCTTCATGTAAGTAAATGTATAAAGTTAGAACATTTAAATTAAATGGGAAGCATTAAAACATTAGACTGTCAGGAATTTGCCACAAACATTTGCTGTATTAAGACAACTTctgatccaaaaaaaaaaaattaatccaaAGAGATCCAATCTGAATGAAACCAAAACCTATTCCAAACCCTTTCTTCAACTCGTAACACTTCTTCCTACCACGCTAGCAGGTAGAGAGGGTCTTACCGCTATGACTTTCTATATGGGTGCAGTTAACAATTGCAGGACATCTTCTGTAGTTATTTGATTGGATAGAATTGGTAATGTATTTGCAAGTACACCTACTATGAGACAATTTAGTATAAATCTGTGTTCATCCTCTGCTTTGATCTTTCCTAAAACAGGGTCGTGCACAAGTACTCTGTCTACAACAGTAAGAAAAGTCACTTTATtattaaagccccccccccccccatgactccCTTAAAGCATGCactgcagcgggctctggtgcaGGACCTACCGTATTTAGTAACCGGTCTCCTTTAAATGTTCTTGTAGCAGAAAAACTCTCACTTATACTTTAATTGACCAAAGTGTTAAGCAGTCTCTGTGTTAGTGCAAGTTAAAATTTTGTCAAAGGCACGTAACAGTATGGCGCTCCCCCAAAACGTCTAATGACCCTTCTCCAATGGCAGTGGCAGAATCTACAACGTTTACATTATTTTAAGACCaaaaatattacatttataaAATGTGCCAGCCCGTAGTATTTTCTTTCTGATAGGAATCAATGTTCAGTCCTGGGAGAATTCGGAGTCAATTTGACATAAAGGAACAATGTAAAGCAAAAGGAATTCTAAGACAACAAGTTCTGTGCTCTTTGGGTGTAAATTAAAAAGGATTTTTGATATTGAGCTCACAtgatggctatgttcccacagcgtcttTTTGTGGCCGTTGGAGGGCGAATAGCGGCTGTCATAATGACAGCCATCATTGTGAAATGACTGTTATTTGGCTTCAAACGGGGGAAAAAAAGGCACTGTGGAAACATAGCCCATTACTGACTTCAATGTCAAGTGTCCTGCTTACctcagatatgttttttttttcaaaattaaaTGGTTTGTCAAGCgttagaaaagcatggccactttcttccagagacagcaccgctcttgtctcctgttcaggtgtggtttgcaattaggctccattaacttcaatggaactgagttgcaaacctgcacccaaactggagatgagCGGTGCTGTCAATGGAGGGAAGTGgccaacgctggataacccctttaactctatatACCTCTACTAGAGCGATGACAGTAGAACCTGCATCATCTTTTGTAGCCTAATATTTTTTCTTAACTCTGtttgttaaagtgttactgtcatttagaaaaacttATGATCcttacatgtcaaaagctttgatcagtcagggttccTAGTGATGAGACTCCCACCAATTTCTACATATCACCAGGACAATAGTGCACTTCACTCCCCTGCTCGGTGCTTGCCCCGACCCATTGCATGAGATGGGCTCTATTATAAATCTATAGATCTTCAATGAGATGAATTGAGCACCTAGCCCGGGAGTGAATGAAGGTAATACAGCTCACAACACCCGCAGAATATCCAACCCTGACCAGTGTATGGAGATGTGAGCTTCACCAAGCAATGTAACTGTAGAAAGGAAGTTCCAGCACTGCAGGTCGAATCCAAagaatagtttttattgaagttCCGTAATAAAATCTGATGTCATAAGCTGATGCATTTCGAGCACCAAGGATTTTAGTCGTAGCTACGTCTAAGATCTTGGCGATCGAAACGCATCAGCTTATTACATcagattttatcacagaccttcaataaaaactattattCGAACTTCAATAAAAATGGAACAAAAACTGTATTTCGGACCCGACCTGTAGTGCTGTATCTTCCTTTCTACTGCTCCATAGCTGGAAAGCGCAGACCATTACGATTCTTAAAGCTATATCTAATAATTGATATGGGGGGgggaccccgaccaatcaaaatgTTTAAGTTATCTGTGGAAATGTAAAAAAGTTTTCtataaatgacagtgactctttattgAACATAATTCAGTTCTATAAATATTTCTAGCTGTGTAGGTCTTCCCTTCTGGTAGATTGCTACCATGGACTGCATTTGGTTTCTGGTTATATAGTAATCTAATGGCCCCTCATAAAATGTTCAGCCGAAGCTCTTAAGAGCAATCCGGAACTACTTTGCACAATACAGTACATCTGCAGAAAGACCTCAGTGCCATATacgcagtttttttgttttgtttttttctgttttaaaaaaaaaattttttttactgcatgTAAAAGTGGTTCTGTAGCAATAAGTAATGAGCACAAAAAATGTTAATCCCAATGATTGATATTTTTTTACTTATTGGAAAGCAGCAATAGAACTGAATTAGTCGTAGATCAATTTTACACCTATTCTTCTACATAGAATGGGAACATTTGGCCAACTGGGaattggaactttttttttctttcaatttgggTGGTTGCCCTAGTTTAATAATTATTAGGGGAGCTAATCCTTAGCGGCACTGACATATGAAATCTATGTAGATTTTTCCAATAATGCCAACAAAAAGATTGATTTGATTTGTCACGTCTTGTGATTAAGTAAAAAAGCAGCGAGTCTTTTGATTCTAGCAAAGTGGTTACAACCAAATTATATAGAAAATCTTTTTGCAGTTGGATGTTCTTTCCTTCTAACACCCAAAGCAAAAACTTCTGCCCCTTCCATTCCTTACACTAATCGTGACGATAAAGTAAATGACAATTCAAGCTTCACCTTCACCCATGTGTTTATGAAAATCACGACTCTTAGAATATTTGGCTTTTGACAAGCatctttttttatgtatattttttttttctcagcactTAATATCGACACAAAGTCTGTGTATAGTTGAGCGttgtacaaacttttttttttcttttttttttttttttcctttttagctaGCTGTGTAAGTTTGTGTTCTAGAGAATAcatgtaaaggaaaaaaatacatttccaaactgtgacaacaataataataacaatatttctCAAACTTCAGGGACTGGCTACCTCCAGGTAACAAACTTTCAGCCACATTTCTATGACATAGTATTGTATCAagcatttttctgtattttatgaTAAAAGCAAAACACTAGTTTCATATAAAAGCAAATTTTAAGAGTTTTTGGACCTGGGTGGAGGGGGTGGGAGGGACTGGGAGTTATATTCTGCATATGGAATTGTGCTgtacatggtggggggggggataaaaatgCAGCAGCAATTTCACAATATAAAAAGCAGGCAGTGGGAAATGCTTGTTTAGTTCCTGAATTataactttttgttttcttttcggAATAACAGGAATCGATTTTTAAAGTGTAAAACCATAAACAAGGatgtattacaaaaaaaaaaaaaaaaacaaaaaaaaaaaaaaaaaagaaatagcttGTACCCAAATCCGTAAactattttttaaaccaaagcacattttgaAGAAACCAACTGGGCTCAGAaataagacaaaagaaaaaaaaaagcgaaaaAAAAATGGACTATTTATATTTAACTCATTGTTTACATATGTCTTTACAGTTTCAGACCTCAACTACAGACCAGTCAAAATTAATTCCACATTTTCCATGGGTTTGCTGTGACCTCAGTTCTTTTCTGCTTTGGAATTCTTCAATTATAAAGTATTACATGATAGTCTGGTTTGGTAACTAATTAAAAGTTGGTAATTTTAACCCTGCCGGTACCTCTTGTAGTGTTGGGTATAAAGCTTGCAATGCGCTGGCTGAAAAGTTTTCATGGATGACCAAGTTATATTTGGAAAATCCCACAAAGTCCTTACCTGTCTTGATTGTGTCAGGCAGTACATAGGGCAACTGATGTGTTTTGTAGTCTTGAaaatagttttaggctatgtaccCAGTTTGGGAACATATCTGAGGAAGGCCACTAATAGACGGCCACTAATAAAAAACATGATCTTTATTCGCGTCCGTTTAAAAGATTGTCACCTTCCCCGATATATTCCCAAgtgggaacaatgccttagtCTTTGCCAACACCCAGATTTTACTCTCggaacaaaaaaactttttttttttttttttcttccactaaGGATCCAAGGTTTACtgggttaaaaataataaaatctccTTTATTTTTGAAAATTCTTCAAAATGTGTTGAAATtatagactttaaaaaaaaaaaaaaaaaaaaacttatggatAATAGGCCATTAATTTTGTCTGGTCTTCAATAAATCAAAGATGGTGCAGAAATTTGCAGTGTTCGTATTGTTTCACTATGTATGTGCAGTTCTGAATGTATCTATCTCAACCCCCTGTGGGCAGCAGCATTGAGGCTGGCGAGTTCCTCATCGTTGCCTTTTGCTGTTACTTTTTCTCTCCAGTTCATGTTGGCTCTACTGAAAGAGCTAAGGAGAGGCTAAGATCCTTTCACTGTCATGGGCCGACAAACCCTATTTTGTGTCTGTGGCAGAACAACAACTTAAAAGACTAAAGGATTTCagtaacaaggaaaaaaaaaaagagacaataaGCCTAAATATCCTCAGAGACTCAACAAATAGCCATAAATTACCAAGCAGGACTTTCTGTAGCTCTTCTGTTTCATACTGGATATCTTCTGTgatgctttatttttttattgttacaaTGTCACCGGCTTCATttgatataaatatatgtatatttttttttctgcaaaatgtTCCCTCCCCTATTTTGTGTTTCCTGTTTAACAGAATGTAGTAACTTCTTCAGTCCTTCAAGTGCAGAAGGTGGGATGAGACCAAGAAGGCCCCATATCCCTTCCTATGTACAAAGCTATTGGACCACCAGGACATCATAGACCACCCACCTCCCATCCACCCTCTACTATAGTCATTGAATAGATGGGCTGCTTCCATACAGATATGTTGTCTGGTGCTTTAGCGTAAATCAATAGCTTCTATATGTACAGCATGCAAAAATTGCCTATTGTATTTTTGGTGAGCGTATCGTTTGTGTCCTTGTCAGTCCTGCTTTACCCATAGAAGATGTAAATATCATGCCAAATACACAGAACCGAGTGCTGTCAATTGTGTTGGAATatgaaataattttatatatatatagaaatatttgGAATACTGCCTATAAGTTGGTGGTGgttccagctaaaaaaaaaacaaaactatgccCAGATGGTGTTCCAGCAGATGGAGGTGGACGCCAGCTAAGTTTTCTGCCCTGTTTTTTTGCTTCCTGGTTAAAAATTCAATTGTTGATGTGTTTTACAAGTGTAGTGACAATCCATAGTGGATATATCTTTTCTTCATTGTCGTATTTGACGTTTTCGAGTTGGAAAAGGGACCATTAAACAGGGTACCAACTGAATCTCACGTGAAGTCGTTATCCAAAGCTGTATATACGTGCAAAGGtttccataggttcacagatgTTATGGAGCGGTATGTAGTGGGCGCTTTTTTTGTCTTTTGACAGTCAACATATAGGACAAGTGAATAGTAAAGAAAACTATATCCTTCACCTTTATCGAATCAAGTTTATTTTTAattcaaatttattttttaattcagtTTTTGTGTAAATCTTATGTAGCATAATACACAAACgtgttactgtttttttttttttttttttttttttgctctcctGTACGAGGTAAAAGTGTTtacttggtcttttttttttttttttttttaattataacccAGAGGTTAACGCGTTTGGCTAAGGGAAGGCATTAAACACTGTCTGGGCACTAGTTTAGTGTGTCATGTTTACGTGAttcctagagagagagagaagctggtTCCACCTGTCTGACTTCCAGGAATCTTGCCAGGGAGGCACCCTTTATTGTGTAAGAGCTCACCTTGCCTCTAGATGAGTCACTTGCTTCAGATTATAATAAATAATTAGCAAGTGTAATTAAATAAAGATCTAATCGCTCTTATGTAACATCCACAGCTCATATTATTCTCTCAGGGTTGGGTTATGGGCTTGTTGGCTTGTTAGCAACTTAAGTCTTTGAGCCCcctggtgtaattttttttttttttttttaatttttgttttccCTTGATCTTGTTGCCGATGCTTCTGTTTAATTTTCCAGTGTACATATCTGTATGAGCATGCCTGTAAAATGCTATTTCTAGCCCTGTCCATATCCTGGGGCTACTGGAAAGGAGGGGTTTCCCCCATTGCCTCTGCCCTTCTTCCTCACTCCCACCTTTTGCCTCCTTGGGCTGGTACGTTTTTCCTCATGGACTTCCTATTCAGGTCAGAGCACTCTTCTAGGGAGCTCATGTTATAGTGTCATATAGATAAAACGAAGATAATACAGAAGATTCTGGTGATCCGAACATTCGAGAAACTTTCAGTCTTAATGTACAGTGATGAAAAACTGTTATTTTATGATCTTTTCATTAAAAGCTTGATTGAAAACAAGTTGCTAGTATGACTTTTTTTGGTTATGACGTAAAAAGCTACGAACAGAGATTTATCATGACTGGTGCAAAGTTTTTCATGTCCTTGCTCCTACTCAGATGGCCTTTGAAAGAAGGATTCACATAATTGGTTTCGGTTGACAAAACctcttaaaaaaatttgcattcatttttatATATTGAGTGTTTGCATTGCCCATCTATTTTTCTAAAATGgaagtaaaggcccttttacacaggtcagCGACCTGCAGCAGTTGAGCGCCGATCAGCGAGATTGGCTCTCCTTTGCAGAGTCTTC includes:
- the HIC2 gene encoding hypermethylated in cancer 2 protein, with product MDLPNHAKQLLLQLNQQRAKGFLCDVIIVVENALFRAHKNILAASSMYFKSLVLHDNLINLDTDMVNPAVFRQILDFIYTGKLLTSDQPGEQNFSALLTAASYLQLHDLATLCRKKLKRSGKPFVGKLGVPSIGRVGRRLSATPLAHMRFSGSLDVNKSSNSNELSKTTVQEDEVFVSNPKQENSHPLSLGTGSNSSLNNSTNGSDHELGLDLSKKSPSLPAQEENVQPDSHVGSPQSASASIANCASYEESAPQKRDSEPMDLDENHSESGPKNNLCHPTRKMEWDRKERENSPEVGEALPNGVIVGPMSKERNSGGGYASEQNFQCREEVENGKDISEESGHSENENDHPSANYVYRQDGFETVPFGDNLYVCIPCGKGFPNSEQLNAHVEMHTEEELYIKEEDSYCKEEAEDLSTPNTTFPNEPRPFKCSVCERSYKDPATLRQHEKTHWLTRPFPCNICGKMFTQRGTMTRHMRSHLGLKPFACEECGMRFTRQYRLTEHMRVHSGEKPYECQLCGGKFTQQRNLISHLRMHTSPS